CGTGGGTGGTGTGATAAATATAATTACCCATGACGGACAGGGGGTAAAACCTTTTTCTCTTGGAGTGAGCAGCGGATATGAAACAAATATTGTTTCAGTAAAATGGGATGAGCCCGGTTTTTCAGATCCGGACGTCTCTGATCGGACCCGCTGGGGCGGTGTGTACACCGGTGACATTCGCGCTCGATACCGAGGAGAACAGATATCAGTTTCCGCCCATGGCGGTCTGTATAAAAATTTCGGGGCCCTGGATACCATTGCCGGACGCCGTTTTACCCGATATCTTCATAGTATTGGCGAAGAGACCCGCCTGAACCACGGGGGAAGCATTTCTACACAGGAAGGGCCCCTTTGTTTCAGCGAATTGGGATATCGCCTCGGCACCACAGAGCGAGTGTATTCTGCCACGGAGAGTGAGCAGATTACATCGTGGCGTCGTCGCCGTGAACTCATTTTTCGTGGTAATACCCTTGCTTCAGATAATCTTCTTTTCGAGGGGCATCTTTCTGTTCAACGTTTTGAGACGGAGCGGGAGCGGTATAATTTTGACCATGAGCGTATCTCCGATGAATCTCATACGAAGTTTCCTCGTATCAACGGCCAGGTTCAGTCGGTTATTTTTGGTGAGGTGGTGGAGTCAACCATCGGCATTGAAGGAACCTACGAAGGAGTGCAGGATGACGGCCTTGATGAGGGCGAGCAGTTTGGCTCTGCGGCGGCTCTTTTTGGTCAGAGTCGTATTATACCCCGTGAAGCGGGGGCTTTAACCCTTATTCCCGGTATTCGTTTCGGCTATAACAGCAGGTTTGACAATGTTATTGTGCCCAGCTTCAGCTCTCGTCTTGATTTTTTCAGTGGCTTTTTTGCCCGGGCTGCCCTGGGAAAGGGCTATCTTGCTCCCTCTTTTCAGCAGAATTATCGCAAAGACTGGGTTCATACGGGGGGGAGTTTTGTCCTATCGGGTAATCCTGATCTTGAGCCGGAAACATCCTGGGGAGGTAATGTGAGTATTGGCTCAGAGACGGACCGGTTTTCCTGGGAAGTGTATGGGCATGGTACCCGTGTCTGGGATCAGATTGCCACGCAGCAGATATCAGATGAAGGGGGAATTACCGACGATGGAGAGTTTTATCGTGCCGTTCGTGCCTATGTAAATCTTGACTCTGTGCAGACCTACGGAGGGGACATCTCTCTTTCCTATACATCTGAGTTCAATCTTATGGGATCTCTCACCTATTCATATCTTTATTCACAATTTTGGGATGCAGAGGGAGTGGCTCGCGAAGCAGAGCTCTATTCTCCCCATGGGGTATCGGCATCCCTTTCATGGAGTGTTCCTGCGGGGCAGGTGTTTTCCCCCGTTGTTTCCGGGAGTTTTGTCTGGCAGGATGAGCAGATACAGGACAGCGAGTCGGGAAGTACCATTCCTTCTGATTTTGATATAAATACCCAGGTTCATACAGGGGTTGG
The Chitinivibrio alkaliphilus ACht1 DNA segment above includes these coding regions:
- a CDS encoding TonB-dependent receptor plug domain-containing protein, whose product is MNVILGMVCIIVFFRSASTAEVYCLGDVFVRDDVSISREVQGEKAMRIDSVFIAESGAATTEDLLHRVPGVSVRTYMGGQRLSINGLDGRYTKILVDGIALSGDVNGAFPIESIPLSEIAAVEIVRGPGSSLYGSDAVGGVINIITHDGQGVKPFSLGVSSGYETNIVSVKWDEPGFSDPDVSDRTRWGGVYTGDIRARYRGEQISVSAHGGLYKNFGALDTIAGRRFTRYLHSIGEETRLNHGGSISTQEGPLCFSELGYRLGTTERVYSATESEQITSWRRRRELIFRGNTLASDNLLFEGHLSVQRFETERERYNFDHERISDESHTKFPRINGQVQSVIFGEVVESTIGIEGTYEGVQDDGLDEGEQFGSAAALFGQSRIIPREAGALTLIPGIRFGYNSRFDNVIVPSFSSRLDFFSGFFARAALGKGYLAPSFQQNYRKDWVHTGGSFVLSGNPDLEPETSWGGNVSIGSETDRFSWEVYGHGTRVWDQIATQQISDEGGITDDGEFYRAVRAYVNLDSVQTYGGDISLSYTSEFNLMGSLTYSYLYSQFWDAEGVAREAELYSPHGVSASLSWSVPAGQVFSPVVSGSFVWQDEQIQDSESGSTIPSDFDINTQVHTGVGEHFSVSLGVRNLLDNTVRELNQTTGRTMWIQVGYEL